Proteins encoded in a region of the Geobacillus genomosp. 3 genome:
- the ptsG gene encoding glucose-specific PTS transporter subunit IIBC, translated as MKRAFGTLQKVGKALMLPVALLPAAGILLALGNALKNPALTDKVPALKADWVVLVSNVMEQAGGIVFANLSLLFAVGVAIGLAGGDGVAGLAAIIGYLIMNVTMGVVLGVTADMVGANPSFANILGIPTLQTGVFGGIIVGILAAYMYNKYFNIELPQYLGFFAGKRFVPIITAVSAVALGIIMTFIWPPIQQGLNAFSHNMIDANRTVAAFIFGVIERALIPFGLHHIFYSPFWYEFGEYVNKAGQIVRGDQKIFFEQLKDGVELTAGTFMTGKFPFMMFGLPAAALAIYHEARPENKKVVAGIMGSAALTSFLTGITEPIEFSFLFVAPALFAIHCVFAGLSFMMMHLLNVKIGMTFSGGVIDFLLFGVLPNRTAWWLVIPVGLAFAVIYYFGFRFAIRKWDLATPGREKTVDETPKAEAAAGDLPYEVLAALGGKENIEHLDACITRLRVSVRDIGEVDKGRLKELGAAGVLEVGNNVQAIFGPKSDILKGQIHDIMQGKAPAKVKEESREAAPAAAGVETVASPLAGEIVPLSDVPDQVFSQKMMGDGFAVMPTEGTVVSPVDGKIINVFPTKHAIGIQSAGGREILIHVGIDTVKLNGEGFEALVKEGDEVKKGQPILRVDLDYVKNNAPSIVTPVIFTNLQAGETVRVKKQGAVAQGENGVVEIG; from the coding sequence ATGAAACGAGCGTTTGGCACGCTGCAAAAAGTCGGGAAAGCGCTCATGCTTCCGGTAGCTCTCTTGCCGGCGGCGGGGATTTTGTTGGCGCTTGGCAACGCCTTGAAAAACCCGGCGCTCACCGACAAAGTCCCGGCCTTAAAAGCCGACTGGGTCGTGCTCGTCTCAAACGTCATGGAGCAGGCGGGCGGCATTGTTTTCGCCAACTTGTCGCTCTTATTCGCGGTTGGTGTCGCCATCGGCCTGGCGGGCGGGGACGGAGTTGCCGGTTTGGCGGCGATCATCGGCTACTTAATTATGAACGTCACGATGGGTGTCGTTTTAGGCGTGACGGCCGATATGGTCGGCGCGAATCCGTCGTTTGCCAACATTCTTGGCATTCCGACGCTGCAAACCGGCGTTTTTGGCGGGATTATCGTCGGGATTTTGGCAGCGTATATGTATAACAAATACTTCAACATTGAATTGCCGCAATATCTCGGCTTTTTTGCCGGCAAGCGGTTCGTGCCAATCATCACGGCTGTATCTGCGGTCGCGCTAGGCATTATTATGACGTTTATTTGGCCGCCGATCCAACAAGGGCTCAATGCGTTCTCGCACAATATGATTGATGCGAACAGAACGGTTGCGGCGTTCATTTTTGGTGTTATCGAGCGGGCGTTGATCCCGTTTGGCCTCCATCATATTTTTTATTCACCGTTTTGGTATGAGTTTGGTGAATACGTCAATAAGGCCGGACAAATTGTGCGCGGCGACCAAAAAATCTTTTTTGAGCAGCTGAAAGACGGCGTCGAGCTGACGGCCGGCACGTTTATGACCGGAAAGTTTCCGTTTATGATGTTCGGCCTTCCGGCGGCAGCGCTCGCGATTTACCATGAGGCGCGCCCGGAAAACAAAAAAGTGGTCGCCGGCATTATGGGCTCAGCAGCGTTGACGTCGTTTTTAACGGGGATTACGGAGCCGATCGAGTTTTCGTTTTTGTTCGTCGCGCCGGCGTTGTTTGCCATTCACTGCGTCTTTGCCGGGCTGTCGTTTATGATGATGCATTTGTTAAACGTCAAAATCGGGATGACGTTCTCCGGTGGGGTCATTGACTTTTTGCTGTTTGGCGTGTTGCCGAACCGGACGGCGTGGTGGCTCGTCATTCCAGTCGGCTTAGCATTTGCTGTCATTTATTACTTTGGGTTCCGTTTTGCGATTCGCAAGTGGGATTTGGCGACTCCGGGCCGCGAAAAAACGGTCGATGAAACGCCAAAAGCGGAGGCGGCCGCCGGCGATTTACCGTATGAAGTGCTCGCCGCTCTCGGCGGAAAGGAAAATATCGAACATTTGGATGCGTGCATTACGCGCTTGCGCGTGTCAGTCCGCGACATTGGTGAAGTCGACAAAGGCCGGCTGAAGGAGCTCGGCGCCGCCGGTGTGCTCGAAGTGGGCAACAACGTGCAAGCGATCTTCGGTCCGAAATCGGACATTCTTAAAGGGCAAATTCATGATATTATGCAAGGAAAAGCGCCGGCAAAAGTGAAAGAAGAGTCGAGGGAAGCAGCGCCGGCTGCAGCCGGGGTGGAAACGGTCGCTTCTCCGCTTGCCGGAGAAATCGTTCCGCTTTCCGATGTGCCGGACCAAGTATTTTCGCAAAAAATGATGGGCGACGGCTTCGCTGTTATGCCGACGGAGGGTACAGTCGTCTCTCCTGTCGACGGAAAGATCATCAACGTGTTCCCGACAAAGCATGCCATTGGCATTCAGTCGGCTGGCGGGCGCGAAATTTTGATCCACGTCGGCATTGATACGGTGAAGCTGAACGGTGAAGGGTTTGAAGCACTCGTAAAAGAGGGCGATGAGGTGAAAAAGGGACAGCCGATTTTGCGTGTTGATCTCGATTATGTAAAAAACAACGCACCATCCATTGTGACGCCGGTCATTTTCACGAACTTGCAAGCCGGCGAGACGGTGCGTGTGAAAAAGCAAGGCGCGGTCGCCCAAGGTGAAAACGGCGTCGTCGAAATCGGCTGA
- the yyaC gene encoding spore protease YyaC: protein MRPISYSDPLAPFLIRNELFSLLPAHVPRLTVVCIGSNRINGDSLGPFVGTLLENAYPDHLTVIGTLRQPVDATNIRRVCEQLQTEDGTYVVAIDSIVGPRPFVHTIAIRPGALSPGTALGKSLPSIGDISVMGVVMEDTADMSALPYTNLHIVYQMAKVIALGLSLTVRQRYGYESSTPLLA, encoded by the coding sequence ATGAGACCGATTTCCTACAGCGATCCGCTCGCTCCTTTTCTTATTCGCAATGAACTGTTTTCTTTGCTGCCGGCACATGTCCCCCGTTTGACCGTCGTTTGCATCGGCAGCAACCGCATTAACGGTGACAGCTTAGGGCCGTTCGTCGGCACGCTGCTTGAAAACGCCTATCCGGATCATTTGACCGTAATCGGCACACTCAGGCAACCTGTTGATGCGACAAACATCCGTCGCGTGTGCGAACAATTGCAAACCGAAGATGGGACGTACGTAGTGGCAATCGACAGCATTGTCGGGCCGCGGCCGTTTGTCCATACGATCGCCATCCGCCCTGGCGCCCTTTCCCCTGGCACTGCGCTCGGCAAATCGCTGCCATCGATTGGCGACATCAGCGTGATGGGCGTCGTAATGGAAGATACCGCCGATATGAGCGCACTTCCGTACACGAATTTGCACATTGTTTACCAAATGGCCAAAGTCATCGCTCTCGGCCTTTCGCTTACGGTCCGGCAGCGGTATGGCTATGAATCGTCGACGCCGCTGTTGGCTTGA
- a CDS encoding alpha/beta fold hydrolase, whose protein sequence is MPYVSINERVRLYYEEKGEGPPLLFIHPPGLGHIIFRQQEPLARHFRLILYDMRGNGRSSPSDIPITVPLLADDVSILLRSLGVRRAIICGYSNGGSIALEFALRYPQHVEQLVLIGGFPEVCTPLLYGEFWLGILASKLGAFSLLSSALAIGHGTNRRERKLFKQYVRLADKQDLDTTYRAGLVYCCTEQLASLRLPLLLIYGARDRYIHAYIAMFRHYVPHANIVLIDRARHQIPTKHSGELNHILRVYGRR, encoded by the coding sequence ATGCCATACGTTTCCATTAATGAGCGCGTCCGTCTTTATTATGAGGAAAAAGGGGAAGGGCCACCGCTTTTGTTCATCCACCCTCCGGGGCTGGGACATATCATTTTTCGCCAGCAGGAGCCGCTCGCACGCCATTTTCGTCTTATTTTGTACGATATGCGCGGAAATGGGAGAAGCAGTCCGTCAGATATACCGATTACCGTGCCGCTGCTCGCGGACGACGTTTCCATATTGCTCCGCTCCCTTGGCGTCAGGCGCGCCATCATTTGCGGCTATTCGAACGGCGGGTCGATTGCGCTCGAGTTTGCGCTTCGCTACCCGCAGCACGTCGAACAGCTCGTTTTGATCGGCGGGTTTCCTGAAGTATGCACCCCGCTTTTGTACGGTGAGTTTTGGCTTGGCATTTTGGCTTCCAAACTTGGGGCCTTCTCTTTGCTCTCCTCGGCGCTTGCCATCGGACATGGAACGAACCGACGCGAACGGAAGCTGTTCAAACAGTACGTCCGGCTGGCTGACAAACAAGATTTAGACACAACTTACCGGGCCGGGCTTGTCTACTGCTGCACAGAGCAGCTGGCTTCCCTCCGCTTGCCTTTGCTGCTCATTTACGGAGCGCGTGACCGTTACATCCATGCCTATATCGCTATGTTCCGCCACTATGTGCCGCATGCCAACATCGTGTTGATCGACCGGGCCCGCCATCAAATCCCGACCAAACATAGCGGGGAGTTAAATCACATTTTGCGTGTGTACGGCCGGCGATAA
- a CDS encoding GNAT family N-acetyltransferase — MYEKQLYVFDGDIPCKAVIRNYTKDDFSALIRVQQESFPPPFPSELWWNEEQLNNHITLFPEGALCVEVDGRIVGSMTGLIVDFDPAHVDHTWEEITDSGYIRNHRPDGNTLYVVDICVSPPYRKLGLGKWLMQSMYEVVVHRGLDRLLGGGRMPGYHRYAGELTPEAYINKVVAGELKDPVITFLLRCGRTPLAIVRNYLEDEESLNHAVLMEWRNPFKQVKGKK, encoded by the coding sequence ATGTATGAGAAACAGTTGTACGTTTTCGACGGTGACATTCCGTGCAAGGCGGTCATCCGCAACTATACGAAAGATGACTTTTCCGCCCTTATCCGCGTGCAGCAAGAAAGCTTTCCGCCCCCGTTCCCGTCCGAGCTGTGGTGGAATGAGGAGCAGCTGAACAACCATATCACCTTGTTTCCGGAAGGAGCGCTTTGTGTTGAAGTTGACGGACGCATCGTTGGGTCCATGACCGGCCTCATCGTCGATTTTGATCCGGCTCATGTCGATCATACGTGGGAAGAAATCACGGACAGCGGCTACATTCGCAACCATCGCCCGGACGGCAATACGCTGTATGTCGTCGACATTTGCGTTTCCCCGCCGTATCGGAAGCTCGGCCTCGGCAAATGGCTCATGCAATCGATGTACGAAGTCGTCGTCCACCGCGGGCTCGACCGGCTGCTCGGCGGCGGGCGCATGCCCGGCTACCACCGTTATGCGGGCGAACTGACGCCGGAAGCGTACATCAATAAAGTCGTCGCCGGCGAACTGAAAGATCCGGTCATTACGTTTTTGCTTCGCTGCGGACGCACACCGCTTGCGATTGTCCGCAATTATTTAGAGGATGAAGAATCACTCAACCACGCCGTGTTAATGGAATGGCGCAATCCGTTTAAGCAAGTAAAAGGAAAAAAGTAA
- the ptsP gene encoding phosphoenolpyruvate--protein phosphotransferase, which translates to MEKTIRGIAASSGIAIAKAYRLETPHLAAEKRAVADAEAEVARLEAAVAKAKEELEAIKQHALEKLGEDKAAIFAAHLLVLDDPELLNPIKEKIKTEQVNAEYALDETASFFISMFEGMDNEYMKERAADIRDVTKRVLAHLLGVATSNPSLISEEVVIIAEDLTPSDTAQLNRQYVKGFATDIGGRTSHSAIMARSLEIPAVVGTKAVTAEVKNGDIVIIDGLDGQVVVNPSPELLARYEEKRAGYEAQKAEWAKLVHEATVTADGVHVELAANIGTPDDVKGVLANGAEGIGLYRTEFLYMGRSDLPTEEEQFAAYQTVLEQMKGKPVVVRTLDIGGDKELPYLQLPKELNPFLGFRAIRLCLEMQDMFRTQLRALLRASVYGNLKIMFPMIATLDEFRQAKAILLEEKEALLRQGVPVADEIEVGMMVEIPAAAVMADQFAKEVDFFSIGTNDLIQYTMAADRMNERVSYLYQPYNPAILRLISHVIDAAHREGKWVGMCGEMAGDPIAIPVLLGLGLDEFSMSATSILPARAQLKQLSKEKAAGIKETVLSLGTAEEVVSFVKQTFHMA; encoded by the coding sequence ATGGAAAAAACTATCCGTGGGATTGCTGCATCGAGCGGTATTGCCATTGCCAAGGCATACCGCTTAGAAACCCCTCATTTGGCGGCTGAAAAACGAGCTGTCGCCGATGCCGAGGCGGAAGTGGCGCGGCTTGAAGCAGCGGTCGCCAAGGCGAAGGAAGAGCTTGAAGCGATTAAACAACACGCCCTTGAAAAGCTCGGTGAAGACAAAGCCGCCATTTTTGCCGCCCATTTGTTGGTGCTTGACGATCCGGAGCTGCTCAATCCGATTAAAGAAAAAATTAAAACCGAACAAGTGAACGCCGAGTATGCGCTTGATGAAACGGCATCGTTCTTTATTTCCATGTTTGAAGGCATGGACAATGAATATATGAAAGAGCGGGCCGCTGACATCCGCGATGTCACGAAGCGCGTCCTCGCTCATTTGCTCGGCGTTGCCACCTCCAACCCGAGCTTGATTTCTGAAGAAGTCGTCATCATTGCCGAGGATTTGACACCATCCGATACGGCGCAACTAAACCGCCAATATGTCAAAGGATTTGCGACTGACATCGGTGGGCGGACATCGCACTCAGCGATTATGGCCCGCTCGCTCGAAATCCCGGCCGTCGTCGGCACGAAGGCGGTGACGGCGGAAGTAAAAAATGGCGACATCGTCATCATCGACGGGCTTGACGGACAAGTGGTTGTCAATCCGTCGCCAGAGCTGCTCGCCCGTTATGAGGAAAAACGGGCCGGCTATGAAGCGCAAAAAGCGGAATGGGCGAAACTCGTCCACGAGGCGACCGTAACAGCTGACGGTGTCCATGTCGAGCTGGCGGCCAACATCGGCACGCCGGACGATGTAAAAGGTGTGCTCGCGAACGGTGCGGAAGGCATCGGCTTGTACCGGACGGAGTTTTTATATATGGGACGTTCAGATTTGCCGACCGAAGAAGAGCAGTTTGCCGCCTACCAAACGGTGCTTGAGCAAATGAAGGGCAAGCCGGTCGTTGTGCGCACGCTTGACATCGGCGGCGACAAAGAGCTGCCGTATTTGCAGCTGCCAAAAGAACTAAACCCGTTTTTAGGGTTCCGGGCCATCCGCCTTTGCCTTGAGATGCAAGATATGTTCCGGACGCAGCTGCGCGCCTTGCTGCGGGCGAGCGTGTACGGCAACTTGAAAATCATGTTTCCGATGATCGCAACGCTCGATGAATTCCGCCAGGCGAAAGCGATTTTGCTTGAAGAGAAAGAGGCGCTTCTCCGCCAAGGGGTTCCGGTCGCGGATGAAATTGAAGTCGGCATGATGGTCGAGATTCCGGCGGCTGCCGTCATGGCGGATCAGTTTGCGAAAGAAGTCGATTTCTTCAGCATCGGAACGAACGACTTGATCCAATATACGATGGCAGCCGACCGGATGAACGAACGTGTTTCATATTTGTACCAGCCTTACAATCCGGCGATTTTACGGCTCATCAGCCACGTGATCGATGCCGCTCATCGCGAAGGGAAATGGGTCGGCATGTGCGGTGAAATGGCCGGCGATCCGATTGCGATTCCGGTTTTGCTCGGCTTGGGGCTCGATGAGTTCAGCATGAGCGCCACCTCGATTTTGCCGGCGCGCGCCCAGTTGAAACAGCTGTCGAAAGAAAAGGCGGCCGGTATCAAAGAGACGGTGCTGTCGCTCGGAACGGCCGAGGAAGTTGTGTCGTTTGTCAAACAAACGTTCCATATGGCTTGA
- a CDS encoding methyl-accepting chemotaxis protein, which translates to MFRTLRSKLIVLMALLLIVSLAATQLVGVMQMRKMVDADVKQRAQAALDGLLGDIRDSFQSEENGLVQFSESPSAMQMVQDEKTWPQLEKQFRTFLRLHENVQFIYIGTERKTMHIAPTAQFPDGYDPTSRPWYKKAMERPDEVVWTEPYVDAITGNHVVTLAKAVSENGRIAAVVGIDMTLDAVTRIVNGSDVGYHGYPVLYDGKGMAVVHPEYKGKNMAKDATVRYMLEHEKGMRQYEQDGEQRVMYFTTVPELGWKIGAVYKEDDLSAMSRSLGMNMLVITAIALIVAFAAVYFLARSITRPIMALQGQVEKAANGDLTVQVHTTGKDEIGRLAHHFNEMIDHMRALIGEVNRSVNELAASADHLSAVSEETMATSEQVAKAIGEIAKGTTDQAGSLDTINEQTSALSQQIEAVTGATASMESLSNDTKTASYDGLEHLNVLQQKSEEAKHELSAVESVISDLVKKMDEIDEVIQTITAISGQTNLLALNASIEAARAGEHGKGFAVVADEVRKLAEQSAKATEMIRTTIAAIQQQAGLAIEAVGRSKQAYSEQREAVHTTGDSFVKITGMMEQLTDALANIMEEAKRMNGSKDDVIGAMQNIAAIAQQSAAAAEEVAASADDQLQALATVTESAETLSEMSRQLKQLVEKFKLS; encoded by the coding sequence GTGTTCCGGACATTGCGCAGCAAATTGATCGTCTTGATGGCTTTATTGTTGATTGTCTCGTTGGCTGCGACGCAACTCGTCGGCGTTATGCAAATGCGGAAAATGGTGGATGCTGATGTGAAGCAACGGGCGCAAGCAGCGCTTGATGGCCTTCTTGGCGATATTCGCGACAGTTTTCAAAGCGAAGAAAACGGCTTAGTGCAGTTTAGCGAGTCACCGTCGGCCATGCAAATGGTTCAAGATGAAAAAACGTGGCCGCAGCTCGAGAAACAGTTCCGCACGTTTTTGCGCCTCCATGAAAATGTGCAATTTATTTATATCGGCACGGAGCGGAAGACGATGCATATTGCGCCGACGGCACAATTCCCGGATGGGTACGATCCGACAAGCCGCCCATGGTACAAGAAAGCGATGGAGCGTCCCGATGAAGTCGTATGGACCGAGCCGTATGTCGATGCCATTACCGGCAACCATGTTGTGACATTGGCCAAGGCAGTGAGCGAAAACGGACGGATCGCTGCTGTCGTCGGCATCGATATGACGCTTGATGCGGTAACGAGAATCGTCAATGGGAGCGATGTCGGTTATCACGGCTATCCGGTATTGTATGATGGGAAAGGAATGGCGGTCGTCCATCCGGAATATAAGGGGAAAAATATGGCTAAAGATGCGACGGTCCGCTATATGCTCGAGCATGAAAAAGGAATGCGCCAATACGAGCAAGACGGTGAACAGCGAGTCATGTACTTTACAACCGTCCCGGAACTTGGATGGAAGATCGGTGCTGTTTATAAGGAAGACGATTTATCCGCGATGAGCCGTTCGCTCGGGATGAACATGCTTGTCATTACAGCGATTGCGCTTATTGTGGCGTTTGCTGCCGTTTATTTTTTGGCGCGCTCGATCACCAGACCGATAATGGCGTTGCAAGGACAAGTGGAAAAAGCAGCAAACGGTGATTTGACCGTGCAAGTGCACACCACCGGCAAAGACGAAATCGGCCGCCTTGCGCATCATTTCAATGAGATGATCGATCATATGCGCGCGTTGATCGGCGAAGTGAACCGATCGGTGAACGAATTAGCAGCCTCTGCCGATCATTTAAGCGCCGTCTCGGAAGAAACGATGGCAACGAGCGAACAAGTGGCGAAAGCGATCGGTGAAATTGCGAAAGGGACAACCGACCAGGCTGGAAGCCTTGATACAATCAATGAGCAGACGTCGGCGCTGTCCCAGCAAATTGAAGCGGTAACAGGTGCGACAGCCAGCATGGAATCGCTGTCAAACGACACGAAAACGGCCAGTTATGATGGATTGGAGCATTTAAATGTCCTGCAGCAAAAATCGGAGGAAGCAAAACACGAGCTGTCCGCAGTAGAAAGCGTGATTAGCGACCTCGTGAAAAAAATGGATGAAATTGATGAGGTTATTCAGACGATTACCGCTATTTCCGGACAGACGAACTTGCTCGCGTTAAATGCTAGCATTGAGGCGGCGCGCGCCGGCGAGCATGGCAAAGGATTTGCCGTTGTCGCCGACGAAGTGCGAAAGCTGGCGGAACAATCGGCGAAAGCGACCGAAATGATTCGCACGACGATTGCAGCCATTCAGCAGCAAGCTGGATTGGCCATCGAGGCCGTCGGCCGTTCCAAACAGGCGTATAGCGAACAGCGGGAAGCGGTGCATACAACCGGCGACTCGTTTGTGAAAATTACGGGCATGATGGAACAATTGACCGACGCGCTCGCGAATATCATGGAAGAAGCGAAGCGGATGAACGGAAGCAAAGATGATGTGATCGGCGCGATGCAAAACATTGCCGCCATCGCCCAACAATCGGCGGCAGCGGCGGAAGAAGTGGCCGCTTCCGCTGATGACCAGCTACAGGCGTTAGCGACGGTGACCGAATCGGCGGAAACGTTGAGCGAGATGAGCCGGCAATTGAAGCAGCTCGTGGAAAAATTCAAGCTATCGTAA
- the glcT gene encoding glucose PTS transporter transcription antiterminator GlcT: MEQSFRVEKALNNNVLIASHPAYGEVVLLGKGIGFGKKKGDEIAESAVEKCFVLKNEREQEQYKKLLPELSEEFIALMNEVIQHIKQRVGVPLNEHIHVALTDHIAFTLKRLEQGLDVKNPFLAETKSLYPLEYKIAAEVAGLIGDKLGVALPEGEAGFIALHIHSAISKQSLSEANQYSQLIAKLVGIVERQLGIDIDRESIHYLRFVRHLRYAIDRLKKGEKVEEPKNLSKILKEAYPLCYNLAWKLVKVMQQTLHLPADDAEAVYLTLHLQRLAEKKSGTTI; encoded by the coding sequence ATGGAACAGTCGTTTCGTGTAGAAAAGGCGCTCAATAACAATGTGTTAATCGCTTCCCATCCAGCGTATGGCGAAGTCGTCCTGCTTGGCAAAGGAATCGGCTTCGGCAAAAAAAAGGGGGACGAAATTGCTGAGAGCGCTGTTGAAAAGTGCTTTGTTCTCAAAAATGAACGTGAACAAGAGCAATACAAAAAACTGCTCCCTGAATTGAGCGAAGAGTTTATCGCCCTTATGAACGAGGTGATTCAACATATTAAGCAGCGCGTCGGCGTGCCATTAAACGAGCACATCCACGTCGCGCTGACCGATCATATCGCGTTTACGCTAAAGCGGCTTGAGCAAGGATTGGACGTCAAAAACCCGTTTTTGGCCGAGACGAAAAGTTTGTACCCGCTTGAGTATAAAATCGCGGCTGAAGTCGCCGGGCTGATTGGCGATAAGCTCGGGGTCGCACTGCCGGAGGGGGAGGCTGGCTTCATCGCCCTTCACATTCATAGCGCCATTTCAAAACAAAGCTTGTCGGAAGCGAATCAATATTCCCAGCTTATCGCGAAGCTCGTCGGGATTGTCGAACGGCAACTTGGCATCGACATCGATCGTGAGAGCATTCACTATTTGCGTTTCGTCCGTCATTTGCGCTATGCGATCGATCGACTGAAGAAAGGCGAAAAAGTCGAAGAACCAAAAAATTTGTCGAAAATCTTGAAAGAGGCTTATCCGCTATGCTATAATCTAGCATGGAAGTTAGTTAAAGTCATGCAGCAAACGCTTCATCTGCCGGCTGACGACGCCGAGGCAGTCTATTTGACGCTGCATTTGCAGCGGTTAGCGGAAAAAAAGAGCGGCACAACTATATAA
- a CDS encoding YbxH family protein, producing MGAIEHEGYMFEIEYSVLLQKGALHVYRNGEFIEEIEFSFSGEKPDEQQIESLVSEYVKQHVYGR from the coding sequence ATGGGCGCGATCGAACACGAAGGCTATATGTTTGAGATCGAGTACAGCGTCTTGCTGCAAAAGGGGGCGCTGCACGTTTACCGCAACGGTGAATTTATTGAAGAAATCGAATTTTCGTTTTCCGGTGAAAAACCGGACGAGCAGCAAATCGAGTCCTTGGTCAGCGAATACGTCAAACAGCACGTCTACGGCCGCTAA
- a CDS encoding phosphocarrier protein HPr, with protein MAEKTFTVTSDSGIHARPATILVQTASKFNSEIQLEYNDKTVNLKSIMGVMSLGIPKGATIKITAEGADAAEAMAALTDTLAKEGLAE; from the coding sequence ATGGCAGAAAAAACGTTTACAGTGACTTCAGACTCCGGCATTCATGCCCGCCCGGCGACGATTTTGGTGCAAACGGCGAGCAAGTTTAACAGCGAAATTCAGCTCGAGTACAACGACAAAACGGTGAATTTAAAGTCGATCATGGGCGTCATGTCGTTAGGCATTCCGAAGGGGGCCACGATTAAAATTACGGCAGAAGGGGCCGATGCAGCAGAGGCGATGGCAGCGTTGACGGACACGTTGGCGAAAGAAGGCCTTGCCGAGTAA